The genomic window AGCAGCATTCGAGCCCCACCAGCTGGACGTGGCGATCAACGACGTGCAGGTGTGCCGTGCCGGTGGGGTCGGTCAGGACCGCTCGCTCGTCGACCTCGAGCAGCGTGAGGTGCGTGTCGAGGTCGACCTGCACGCCGGCGCCGAGGAGGTCACGGTGTGGACCAACGACCTCACCCACGACTACATCCACGAGAACTCCGCCTACTCCACCTGACCCATTCCGCCTGACGCACCAGGAAGACCACCACATGCACTCGGACACCACCCTGCGCGGTGCGATCGACGCCGCCGCACTGCGCGTGGCGCGGAGCAAGGCGACGACACTCGTCGAGGCCCTGCCCTGGCTCGAGCAGTTCCGCGGGGCGCTCGTCGTGATCAAGTACGGCGGCAACGCCATGACCGACGAGACGCTCAAGGCCGCCTTCGCCAAGGACATCGTCTTCCTGCGCTACGCAGGCCTGCGTCCGGTCGTCGTGCACGGCGGCGGTCCCCAGATCCAGACGATGCTCGACCGTCTCGGCCTGGCGAGCGAGTTCAAGGGCGGGCTGCGCGTCACCACCCCCGAGGTCATGGACGTCGTGCGGATGGTGCTCACCGGCCAGGTCGGACGCGAGCTCGTCGGGCTGCTCAACCAGCACGGTCCCGTCGCCGTCGGCATGTCCGGCGAGGACGCGGGACTCTTCGGCGGTCGTCGTCGCCGGCTGGAGGTCGACGGGGAGAGCGTGGACATCGGACTCGTCGGTGACGTCGAGTCCGTGGATCCCGCCGCGGTCCTCGACATCCTCGACGCCGGCCGCATCCCCGTCGTGTCGACGATCGCACCCGACCTCGACGCCGACGGCCAGGTGCTCAACGTCAACGCCGACACCGCGGCCTCCGCGTTGGCCGTTGCCCTGCATGCTCAGAAGCTCGTCGTCCTCACCGATGTCGAGGGCATCTACGCGGACTGGCCCGACCGCGACTCGCTGCTGTCCCACCTGAGCGTCTCCGGCGCCCGCGACCTGCTCGACCAGGTCGACACCGGCATGATCCCCAAGCTCGAGGCGTGCATCCGCGCCGTGACGAAGGGGGTGCCACAGGCCCACGTCGTCGACGGACGCCAGCCGCACTCGATGCTGCTGGAGATCTTCACCTCCGAGGGCTTCGGGACGATGATCCTGCCCGACGAGCACGGCACCACGGACACCGACGCCGACGACACCGAAGGTGAGGGCACCCCCTGATGAACACCGTCTCCCCGGACCAGCAGGCACTCCTGGAGCGATACCGCGCCAGCCACATCGGGGTCTTCGGCATGCCCGGCCTCGTGCTCTCGCACGGCGAGGGTGCGTACGTGTGGGACGTTGACGGCAACCGCTACCTCGACCTGCTCGGCGGGATCGCCGTCAACGCTCTCGGACACGGCCACCCGGAGCTCGTCGCGGCGGTCTCGACGCAGGCCGGCGCTGCCCTGCACGTGAGCAACTTCTTCACCACGCCGACGCAGATCGAGGCCGCCGAGAGCCTGCTGCGCATCGCGCAGGCGCCGCAGGGGTCGGGCGTCTTCTTCGCCAACAGCGGCTCCGAGGCGGTCGAGACGGCGATCAAGCTGTCCCGGCGCACGGGCCGCACCGGCATCGTCGCCGCCGGCGGCGCCTTCCACGGCCGCACCACTGGGGCGGTGAGCCTGACGCACAAGGAGGCCTACCGAGCCCCCTTCGAGCCCCTCCTTCCCGGGGTCACGCACGTTGCGCCGGGAGACATCGACGCCTTGCGCGCCGCCGTCGGGCCGGAGACCGCGATGGTCCTGCTCGAGCCGATCCAGGGGGAGGCAGGCGTGGTCCCCACCCCGCCCGGCTACCTCGCGCAGGCCAGGGAGATCACCCGCGAGGCGGGAGCCCTGCTCGTCCTGGACGAGATCCAGACCGGGGTCGGTCGTACCGGCGCGTGGTTCGCCCACCAGCTCGA from Janibacter cremeus includes these protein-coding regions:
- the argB gene encoding acetylglutamate kinase, with amino-acid sequence MHSDTTLRGAIDAAALRVARSKATTLVEALPWLEQFRGALVVIKYGGNAMTDETLKAAFAKDIVFLRYAGLRPVVVHGGGPQIQTMLDRLGLASEFKGGLRVTTPEVMDVVRMVLTGQVGRELVGLLNQHGPVAVGMSGEDAGLFGGRRRRLEVDGESVDIGLVGDVESVDPAAVLDILDAGRIPVVSTIAPDLDADGQVLNVNADTAASALAVALHAQKLVVLTDVEGIYADWPDRDSLLSHLSVSGARDLLDQVDTGMIPKLEACIRAVTKGVPQAHVVDGRQPHSMLLEIFTSEGFGTMILPDEHGTTDTDADDTEGEGTP
- a CDS encoding acetylornithine transaminase, with protein sequence MNTVSPDQQALLERYRASHIGVFGMPGLVLSHGEGAYVWDVDGNRYLDLLGGIAVNALGHGHPELVAAVSTQAGAALHVSNFFTTPTQIEAAESLLRIAQAPQGSGVFFANSGSEAVETAIKLSRRTGRTGIVAAGGAFHGRTTGAVSLTHKEAYRAPFEPLLPGVTHVAPGDIDALRAAVGPETAMVLLEPIQGEAGVVPTPPGYLAQAREITREAGALLVLDEIQTGVGRTGAWFAHQLEGVTPDAMTVAKGLGGGVPIGGLVTFGPEVTGLLTAGQHGSTFGGNPLACSAALAVIATIESEGLLEHAVQAGQFLVERVTSLGHPLIAGVRGAGLLRAIRLTEPIAPAVAASCRAHGFIVNPVAPDALRLAPPLIITTDQLATFVDALPAILDAAAEQTPETP